TCGAATTAGTAGAGATGGAAGTTACAGAACAGCTTGAAGAATACGGCTTCAATGATTGCCCAATCATCAAAGGTTCTGCTCTTAAAGCTCTTGAAGATCCAAACGGCGAATGGGGAGATAAAGTTATGGAACTCATGAACACAGTTGATGAGTACATCCCAGACCCAGTTCGTGATACAGATAAACCTTTCTTAATGCCAGTAGAGGACGTATTCACAATCACAGGTCGTGGTACTGTTGCTACAGGTAGAGTAGAAAGAGGTACATTACACCTTAACGACGAACTTGAAATCTTAGGTGTTAAAGATGACGTTCAGAAAACAGTTGTAACTGGTATCGAAATGTTCCGTAAACAGTTAGACGAAGCTCAGGCTGGTGATAACATCGGTGCATTATTACGTGGTATCAACCGTGACCAGATCGTTCGTGGTCAGGTTCTTGCTAAACCAGGTACTGTAACATGCCATCACAAATTTACAGCTCAGGTTTACGTATTAACAAAGGACGAAGGTGGACGTCATACTCCATTCTTCAACAACTACCGTCCACAGTTCTACTTCAGAACAACAGACGTAACAGGTGTTTGCGAATTACCAGCTGGTGTAGAAATGTGTATGCCTGGTGATAACGTAGAAATGACAATCGAATTGATCCACCCAGTAGCTATGGAGCAGGGTCTTACTTTCGCTATCCGTGAAGGTGGACGTACTGTAGGTTCTGGTAGAGTTGCTACTATCGTTGAATAATTTCAATTGATAGTGTCTACAATACAGTAAAATCAAGGCTCTCGAGGTTTTCCTCGGGAGCCTTTTTACATGCTTTTATGTAGTTAAGTAAAATCGAAAAGTTCTAAAAAAGTTCTATTTTTCTATTTTTTTATGCTTTTCAGAGCTTTTTTACGTTCTGAATCCGTATAGGTATTCTTTAACATATCCATCATAGTAAACATTTGCTTACGTCCCTCATCATTGAGAACGTAGTAATCAGACATAAGTTCATGCAGCTTCGTCAATTCATCTCTGCCACAAAGAGAGAGTAATGGGAGCATCATGTTATTTGCGTAGCGTTTAATTTGGCTAGCATCCAAGAGTCCGTTCAAGTTGTCCGGAAACGCAGGGAGTTCCTCGCCTTGCTCAAAAGGGTTATCCTTGCAAATCAGTTTAATATCAATATCTAATACATTGGCGATTCTCAATGCGAAATCGTATCGTACAGAAGAATCTCGCTGAATAATTGAATAAATCGTAGTTGGACTAATATCCGTTTGGCGACATAAATCACGTACGGTCATTCCTTTATCATCAAGTGCTTGTTTTAAATTTTTTCCATATCCCATAATGAGCACCTCCTATACGCAGTATTATACAACAAAAAGTTTTTGTACGCAATTAGTAATTTAATTGTTGACAAATTACGCAAATGGGATTAATATAAATAAAAAAGTACGAAATGCGTACAGAAAGAAAGGAGGAGTATCTATGTTGAGTACAAACTATTTAATGACTGCAGAAGAAGT
This genomic window from Roseburia sp. 831b contains:
- the tuf gene encoding elongation factor Tu, with protein sequence MAKAKFERTKPHCNIGTIGHVDHGKTTLTAAISKVLAARVAGNEATDFENIDKAPEERERGITISTAHIEYETERRHYAHVDCPGHADYVKNMITGAAQMDGAILVVAATDGVMAQTKEHILLSRQVGVPYIVVFLNKCDMVDDPELIELVEMEVTEQLEEYGFNDCPIIKGSALKALEDPNGEWGDKVMELMNTVDEYIPDPVRDTDKPFLMPVEDVFTITGRGTVATGRVERGTLHLNDELEILGVKDDVQKTVVTGIEMFRKQLDEAQAGDNIGALLRGINRDQIVRGQVLAKPGTVTCHHKFTAQVYVLTKDEGGRHTPFFNNYRPQFYFRTTDVTGVCELPAGVEMCMPGDNVEMTIELIHPVAMEQGLTFAIREGGRTVGSGRVATIVE
- a CDS encoding helix-turn-helix domain-containing protein, with translation MGYGKNLKQALDDKGMTVRDLCRQTDISPTTIYSIIQRDSSVRYDFALRIANVLDIDIKLICKDNPFEQGEELPAFPDNLNGLLDASQIKRYANNMMLPLLSLCGRDELTKLHELMSDYYVLNDEGRKQMFTMMDMLKNTYTDSERKKALKSIKK